Within Methanobrevibacter sp., the genomic segment ATTGACGACAGTATTGTTCGTGGGACCACTTCAAAATCTTTAATTGAACTTGTAAAAGAAGCGGAGCCTGCTGAAATTCACTTTTTAGTTGGATGTCCTCCAGTTATAGCTCCATGTTATTATGGTGTGGCTATGGCTACTAAAAAAGAATTAATTGCTGCAAATTATACTGTGGAGGAAATAAGAGAACAACTTGACATTGATTCATTAGGTTACATTAGTTTGGAATCATTGGTAAAGGCTATTGGAATGCCTGCAGATGATTTATGTTTGGGCTGTCTTAATGAATGTTACCCTACTGACCTTCCGGATGATATAGAAGCAGAAACTTATTATAAACCTTAGATTTTTTATGGTAGAATTATTGTCTCCGGCAGGAAATTTCATAGCTTTGCGTTCCGTTCTTGAAAATGGTGCAGATGCTACATACATTGGTCTTGATGATTATAATATGAGGGCCAATGCAAACAATTTTTCTTTTGATGATCTTAAAGAGGTATCAAAAATAGCCAGAGAATATTCTGCTAAAACATATCTTTGCACTAACATCGTCCTAAATGAAAATGACGCTGTTAAACTTCAAGAAAATTTGCCGTTGATTGCTGAAGCAGATATTGATGGCCTTATTTTATCGGATATTGGTTTGATTGAAGACACTGTTGACAATGGGCTAGAAGCTCATATTAGTGTCCAGGAAAACATATCCAACTCTTTTACTTTAAAAACTCTTAAAAAATTAGGGGCTAAAAGAGCCATTCTTTCAAGAGAGCTTTCTTTAGATCAGATTAAAAAGATTACTGAAAATTCCCCTATCGAAACAGAAGTTTTTGTACATGGGGCAATGTGCATGGCGATTTCTGGAAGATGTTTTTTAAGCAATGCGTTATATGGCAGAAGTGCAAATTGTGGGGACTGTCTACAGCCATGTCGTAAAAATTGGACTCTTTCATTTGATGAAGATTCTGAGGACAACGTTTCCAACATAACTGAAATTGATGATGAGTCTTTTGTTATTTCAAAATCTTATGACGGTTCTTATAGGACCAATTTCTTCTCACCAAAGGATATGTGTATGATAGAGTATATTCCAGAACTTATCGATGCGGGAATTGCTAGTTTTAAAATTGAAGGTAGGGGAAGAAGCCCAGATTATGCGGCTAAGGTTACTGGAATTTACAGACAGGCAATCGACAGTTACTTGGAGGATTCAAATAACTACAGCACAGATTCTAAATGGGTGGATGAATTGTCTGAGGTATTTAATCGAGGTTTCGATACGGGCTTTTACTTTAAAATACCATTTGAGAAAAGCGAAGACAATCAATCCAAATACATTAAAAAGGACATTGGCCGTGTTGTAAATTATTATAATAAAGTTAAGGTAGCGGAACTTAAGATTCATGATGATTTGAAAATTGGAGATAAGATATTAATTCAAGGTACTACTACAGGTTCACGTGAACACATTGTTGATTCTATGCAAATTGAAGGAGAAAACATTGAAGAAGCTCCGAAAGGATGCAATGTTGCTGTTGCACTTCCTTTTAAGGCACGTGAAAATGATTTTTTATATAAATTGATTGAGAGGGATGTTAATGATTAAGAAAATAGCTATTTATGGGAAAGGCGGAATTGGAAAAAGTACTACTGTAGCTAATTTGTCAGCGGTTTATGCAGATGATGGACTTGATTGTTTGGTTATTGGTTGTGATCCGAAAGCAGATACAACACGTACAATTTATGGTGAAAGAATTCCTACAGTTGTTAACACTTTGAAAGATAATAGAAATCCTTCTCGTGATGATTTGGTATTTGAAGGCTATAAAAACATAAAATGTGTTGAAAGCGGAGGTCCCGAACCTGGTGTCGGCTGTGCCGGACGTGGCGTAATTGTTGCTATGAAGAAGCTTGAAAACATGGAAGTGTTTAATGACGATTTGGATATTGTAATCTATGATGTCCTGGGGGATGTTGTTTGCGGAGGTTTTTCAGTGCCTTTGCGTGAAAAATATGCTGATGAGGTAATTATTGTTACTTCTGGTGAGTACATGTCCTTGTATGCAGCTAACAATATTGTTAAGGGAATTAAGAAACTCAAGGGAAAATTGGCAGGGATTATCTGCAATTGCCGTAATGTAGATAATGAAATTGAAATTGTTGAGGAATTTGCTAAAAAAATTAACTCTAATCTATGTGGTATAATTAATAGGAGTAATTTAATTCAGGAAAGTGAATTAGATGCAAAAACTGTTGTAGAAAAATATCCCGAATCAGAAGAAGCTAGTGAATACAGAAAGCTTGCTTCAAATATTTTAAATAATTCAAACTATTCAATTCCAGAACCAATGGATGATGAGGAGTTTGAAGAATTTTTCAAGTCATTTTTATAATTTTTTTAAAAAAATAAGATTTGAGTAGTATTTTTACTACTCTATAAGTTATACACTTCTTCCGGACTTACTATTACAACATCCTCTTTTTCCAAAGATGAAACTAATTCATCCAAATTGTCTGTATGAAGTAAGAGAATAGCTTTGTCTGCCTTGTTATGAGTAAAAGCATACAGATATTCAAGATCAATATTGTTCTTTTTAATGATTCCCAAAATTGAAGATAGTCCTCCTGGAGAATCATCCATTTCAATGGCAACAATCTCTGTTGGCTTTACAAGGAAATTGTTTTCCTTAAGTATTTCAATACCCTTTTCAGGATCGTCGACCACTATTCTTAAAATTCCAAAATCTGATGTATCAGCAAGTGAAAGGGCTTTGATATTGATATCTGCATTTGTTAAAATTTCCAAAGCATCATAAAGGCTTCCTTCCTTATTTTGTAAAAAAATTGATAATTGCTTGATTTTCATTTAAATCTCCCCTTAATGTAAATTTCTCTCATCAATTACTCTTTTGGCTTTTCCTTCAAATCTAGGTAAGCTCTT encodes:
- a CDS encoding peptidase U32 family protein; its protein translation is MVELLSPAGNFIALRSVLENGADATYIGLDDYNMRANANNFSFDDLKEVSKIAREYSAKTYLCTNIVLNENDAVKLQENLPLIAEADIDGLILSDIGLIEDTVDNGLEAHISVQENISNSFTLKTLKKLGAKRAILSRELSLDQIKKITENSPIETEVFVHGAMCMAISGRCFLSNALYGRSANCGDCLQPCRKNWTLSFDEDSEDNVSNITEIDDESFVISKSYDGSYRTNFFSPKDMCMIEYIPELIDAGIASFKIEGRGRSPDYAAKVTGIYRQAIDSYLEDSNNYSTDSKWVDELSEVFNRGFDTGFYFKIPFEKSEDNQSKYIKKDIGRVVNYYNKVKVAELKIHDDLKIGDKILIQGTTTGSREHIVDSMQIEGENIEEAPKGCNVAVALPFKARENDFLYKLIERDVND
- the cfbC gene encoding Ni-sirohydrochlorin a,c-diamide reductive cyclase ATP-dependent reductase subunit, encoding MIKKIAIYGKGGIGKSTTVANLSAVYADDGLDCLVIGCDPKADTTRTIYGERIPTVVNTLKDNRNPSRDDLVFEGYKNIKCVESGGPEPGVGCAGRGVIVAMKKLENMEVFNDDLDIVIYDVLGDVVCGGFSVPLREKYADEVIIVTSGEYMSLYAANNIVKGIKKLKGKLAGIICNCRNVDNEIEIVEEFAKKINSNLCGIINRSNLIQESELDAKTVVEKYPESEEASEYRKLASNILNNSNYSIPEPMDDEEFEEFFKSFL
- a CDS encoding acetolactate synthase is translated as MKIKQLSIFLQNKEGSLYDALEILTNADINIKALSLADTSDFGILRIVVDDPEKGIEILKENNFLVKPTEIVAIEMDDSPGGLSSILGIIKKNNIDLEYLYAFTHNKADKAILLLHTDNLDELVSSLEKEDVVIVSPEEVYNL